CCGAAGTTACAATAGACGAAGCCCTGCCGTGATATCCTACTGGAACATGTTTCCAATTAGGTAAAAGGGCATTTTCTGGGTCACGGAACATTTTTCCAACATTGGTAGCGTGTTCTATACTGCTGTAAAAATCAGTATAGTTAGGGATATGCACCGGCATCAACATTTCCACCTCATCTAAATCATAAAAGCATTCTTCTATCACTTTTTCATCTTTAGAAAGTTTAGAACCTTCTAAAAGCAACTCTTGTATTCTTTCTCTAACAACGGTGGTTACAGGTTTGCCTAGCTCTATAAAATCGTTTAGGGTATAGCCTTCAAAAACATTTTCGGTTAAGCCTTCTATATCGTCAAAGTAGCCATAATCGTAAAGTGAAGCTAGGTCTATTACCAAATCACCTATTCTAGTAGCACAAGCAATATACTCGTGATTGAAAACCGCCACCCCAAACGGAATGTTATAAATAGAAAAATCGGACTGTTCGTTATAATTTACAAATGATTTCATAGTTTATTTTTTTACAGGTTGTTTTGTGATAGATTGTTCATCTATCCAGCGTTGTTTTGTGTTGATGTCTATTAGGTAGAGAATTTCTTTCTCTCTATTTAGCATTAGGGTTTTAGTAACCGCAATAGGTATCTTTTTTCCTTCTAATTTATCGGCTCTTATAGAAACAATGTTTTTCTTTCTAATAAAATCACCATCATAGACTTTGGAAGAGGTTTTATCATCAGACTTGGCATCTAATAGTTCTATATAATTCACTTTATCATTGGTAAACACAATAAATTCTCGCTCTGTTCTGTCTTCAAAATCTTTTATGGAAACAAACTTTTTACCGTCTAGGTTTACTCCACTTAAATCTTGGTTAAAGCCTCTTCTTTCTTCTAAACGGTCTAAAATAGCGTTGAGTGTACCGAAATTCTGTGCTTTAATACCGAAAGAGGCAATAACAAAGCCTAATGCAATTATTTTTTTCATTATTTATATCATTTAAAAAATACAGTACACAGATTAAAGTGTATTGTATTGATGTTTATTTTAGAGATTACCTCTTCTCGCTTGTTCTTTTTCTAAGGCTTCAAAAAGGGCTTTGAAATTACCTGCACCAAAGCTCTGTGCTCCGTGTCTTTCAATAATTTCAAAGAAGAGCGTTGGGCGGTCTTCCACAGGTTTAGTAAATATTTGGAGAAGGTAGCCTTCCTCATCGTGGTCTATTAAGATGCCTAGTTCTTGCAGTTTTTTAAGGTCTTCGTCTATATGCCCCACACGCTCTGGTACCATTTCGTAATAGGCATTTGGTGGTGCTGATAGAAACTCTACTCCTTTGGCTTTAAGTTCGGAAACGGTTTTTATAATATCTTTGGTAGCTACCGCAATATGTTGCACTCCTTCGCCTTCGTAGAAGTCTAGATATTCTTCCACTTGAGATTTCTTTTTACCCTCGGCAGGTTCGTTAATTGGGAATTTAGCATAGCCATTACCATTTGCCATTACTTTAGACATCAACGCAGAATACTCCGTATTGATTTGCTTGTCATCAAAGCTAAGAATATTAACAAAGCCTAGCACCTCTTCATACCACTTAACTACTGGGAGCATTCTGTTCCAATCTACATTTCCCACACAGTGGTCCACATGAAGTAAGCCTACATCTGAAGGGTTATAATCGCTTTCCCATTTTTCGTATCCTGGCATAAATGGACCTGTGTAGTTTTTTCTTTCCACGAACATATGCACCGTTTCCCCATAAGTGTAGATACCCGACATTCTTACTTCTCCGAACTCATCGGTAAGTGTAACGGGTTCCAGATAAGGTTTACCGCCTCTTTTGGTGGTTTCTTCAAATGCAGCATAGGCATCATCTACCCAAAGTGCCAATACTTTAACCCCATCTCCGTGTTTTTTTTGGTGTTCACAGATAGGCGAGTTAGAGTTTAACCCAGAAGTTAAAACTAATCTGATTTTTCCTTGTTGTAAGACATAAGAAGCTCTATCTCTTACGCCCGTTTCTGGTCCAGCATAAGCTACGGACTGAAATCCAAACGCTGTTTTGTAGAAGTGAGCTGCTTGTTTGGCATTACCTACATAAAGTTCTATGTAATCTGTCCCATTGATGGGCAAAAAATTTTGTGCTTTCGCAATTTTTTCAGCAAATGTTAGTTCCGACATATTTTTACTTTTTAGATATTTAATTTTGATGAGCCAAGATACAATTTTTTGGTTATTTAGGATAAATTTTACCTACCGTTATTTATTCCAAATGCATCAAAGTATTTTTTTTCTTGCAGACCTTCTGAAAAAACCTCGCACAAGATTGCCAAAAACCTCGCACGATTTTACTAAAAACGGTGCGAGGTTTTTATAAACTTCTCGCACCGTTTTTAGCAAGACCTCACTAGGTTTTGCATAACACCCCTCCGAAGACCATCTAAAGCCATACTAAGCTAGCACTGCTATAAAAATAACGACTGCCAACTTTTGGTTGGCAGTCGTTCCA
The genomic region above belongs to Riemerella anatipestifer and contains:
- the hppD gene encoding 4-hydroxyphenylpyruvate dioxygenase, encoding MSELTFAEKIAKAQNFLPINGTDYIELYVGNAKQAAHFYKTAFGFQSVAYAGPETGVRDRASYVLQQGKIRLVLTSGLNSNSPICEHQKKHGDGVKVLALWVDDAYAAFEETTKRGGKPYLEPVTLTDEFGEVRMSGIYTYGETVHMFVERKNYTGPFMPGYEKWESDYNPSDVGLLHVDHCVGNVDWNRMLPVVKWYEEVLGFVNILSFDDKQINTEYSALMSKVMANGNGYAKFPINEPAEGKKKSQVEEYLDFYEGEGVQHIAVATKDIIKTVSELKAKGVEFLSAPPNAYYEMVPERVGHIDEDLKKLQELGILIDHDEEGYLLQIFTKPVEDRPTLFFEIIERHGAQSFGAGNFKALFEALEKEQARRGNL